The genomic DNA AACAGATCTGGATCCCCTACAAGTGCCAAAGCAAATCCAACCCGCCGCTTTTGCCCACCAGACAACTTTTCAGTTCGTTTATTTAAATCCTCATCACTCAGCCCAGTCAAACGGATGAGCTTATCAAACGACAATGGTTTCGGATAATAACTTCTGAACAACTCGATAATCTCTTTCACCTTCAAGCCGTCCATTAAACTCACTTCCTGTAGCATAACTCCAATTCTTTCACGCACTTTCTTATCCTTCGCATCTGCATGAAAGAGCGTCGATTCGCCTTTAGTAGGATGCAACAAGCCAAGCATCATTAACATTGTTGTACTCTTACCAGCCCCATTCGGCCCAAGAATCGCGACAATCTCCCCTCGCTTAATAGAAAATGAAACATCGTCTACGGCTTTTTTGTCTTTAAAAACTTTTGTCAGCTGTTTAATGTTCACTGCATCATCCATGAAACCACCTCCGTCTGTTAGTCCTTTCATTGTATGCCGTTTCGAAAACCCCTATCAGTAGACTTTGTCATGATTCGAATATGACAAATGTCATCTAGATGAACGTATTATCAATACAAACAAAA from Sporosarcina sp. FSL K6-1522 includes the following:
- a CDS encoding ABC transporter ATP-binding protein; this translates as MDDAVNIKQLTKVFKDKKAVDDVSFSIKRGEIVAILGPNGAGKSTTMLMMLGLLHPTKGESTLFHADAKDKKVRERIGVMLQEVSLMDGLKVKEIIELFRSYYPKPLSFDKLIRLTGLSDEDLNKRTEKLSGGQKRRVGFALALVGDPDLLFFDEPTVGMDIAARKVFWETVKELADQGKTIIFSTHYLQEADDVAGRIILFNKGKIIADGKPEELKGNLLKQSVSFVVDRPFSTELFLHLPQVSDVYAENGRTVVVTNDTDAILATIFAEQLVVHDIAIEKGRLEEAFEQLTVEQKEAI